From the Anaeromyxobacter dehalogenans 2CP-1 genome, the window GAGCCCATCGCCGAGCAGGCCGGCGCCGACGGCTTCCTGTCCAAGTCGCACGGCATCGAGCGGCTCGGGGACATGGTGGACGAGCTGGTGGAGTCGATCATCTGGTAGGGGGAGAAGGTGCGGTCATCGCCCCGAGGCGCGCAACCTACGCAGCAGGCGCTCGCCGAGCGCCAGGAGCTGCCCCGGGATCGTCGCGTCGAAGCCCATGCAGCGGGTGACGCGGCGGTAGGCTGCGGCGTCGACCCGGGGCTCCGGCCAGGTCCGGACCCTGAACGGTTGCGCCACCGCGCGAATGTGGCGAGGGGCGTCCTCCGGGCAGTGGGTGCCTCCCGCCTCGAACCCGCGGTTCTCGACGAGCGAACGCGCGGGGAACAGCGCGAGCCCGCCGCGCATGAACACCGTCAGGTACCAGAGGATCGCCCAGGAGTCGCTTCGGCCGCTCACCTGGTCCTCCAGCATCCCGGAGAAGCCGTACCTGCCGCCGAGGTCGAAGCGTTGGCGGAGCGCGGGATCGGCAAGCAGCCGTGCGCGGCCGGTCGCCTCGCCGTCGAGGTGGCGCCACGCTCGCTCCCAGGTCGCCCAGCCCCATGAGCTGATGAAGGGGAGGAACACGGCGTCCTCGGGCGCGCGCAGCCTGACCGGATACTGGAAGCCGGAGACCGCGTAGACGCGCTCATCCTCGGAGTAGCGGTCGAGCGCGGCGTTCATGTACTCGAGGAACGTCGGTGACAGCACCAGGTCGTCCTCGAGCACGATCGCTCGCCCGTGCTCGCGGCACAGGCGCGTCACGCCCTCTCGAACCGACCTGGCCAGGCCGAGGTTCCGCTCCCGGGCGACGACCTCGAGGTGCGGAAGGCCCGCCGCCTGGACCACGCGCCGGGTCTCGTCGACGGCGGCTGCGTCCGCCGCGCTGCGCGGACCGTCCGAGAACACGACCACCTGCGTGTCGCGGACCTCGGGGTTCGCCGCGAGGGACGCGAGCATCTGCTGCGCGCGGGCGGGGCGACGGAAGACGAATGCGGCGACGGGAGCGTGGCGCATGCGATCGCTCACCCGCCGAGCCGGACGAGCGTGACGGTGGGGGGCTCCAGCGCGACCAGCTGATACCCTGCGGCGCGGAGGCGGCGCACGAGGGCAAGGTTCCGCCGCGGCCACGGATCGTGCAGCTCGGCGCAGACGATCCGCGGCCTCACCGCGGTCGCGAGCAGGTCGTCGAGGATGTCGTACTCGGCGCCCTCAACGTCCAGCTTGAGCAGGTCGATGCGCGCGTCTCCCGCCTCCCGCATCGCCGACGCGAGCGTCTTCATCGGGACGGCGATGGACGTCGACGTTCCCTGCAGGTTGTGGATCGAGTGCGACACGTGCGACGGGTCGCGGGGCGCGAAGAACCGCACCTCGCCGTCCCGGTTCCAGATTCCGAACGCATGGTACGTCAGCTGCGGCGGGCGCTCCGGAAGGGCGGCCAGGTACCGCGCAGCCCGGGGCGTCGGATCGAAGGCGCGGACGGTGCACCTCGTTCTCCGGATGAGGTCGAGGTCGAAGCTCGCGTCCTCTCCGATCCCCACCGAGTAGGCGATCCAGTCCGGCGCGACGAGCGGGAGCGGCACGACGTAGCCACCGTACGCGCTTCCAATCCGGACCAGCGGATGCGCGGTTGGGCGAAGGTGGAAGGTGCGCAGGAGCCGCATGGTCGCCCACGCGGCATGGCCGGTCCAGCGTCCCACGTCAGAGCCCCAGGCAGTTCTCGCCGCGGTAGAGGATCGATGTTTCGGTCTTGTAGTCGATTGCCGGCGCGAGCCCGATCAACTCGACGCGCTTGAACCCGGCGTCGGCGAGCGCGCGGAAGCCGGGCTCGTACTGCGGGCGGTCGGAGTTGTCGAACACGATCACCCCTCCCGGCCGCAACGCCTCGATCGCCGCGCCCACGCAACGGACGCGCTGCCTGCCGTCGATCACGACGACGTCGAACCGGACGCCGTGCGCGAGCACGTTCTGCGCGTACGCGCCGCCGTCGTCGAGCGGAACGTGCGTCACGGTGGCGTTCGGCGGAAGCTGCGCGCCTACGCGCTCCGCCCATCCGGCGTCGTGCTCCACGGCGACGACGCGCGCAACGCGGCGCGCCCACCAGGCGGTGCTCGCGCCGGAGCCGTACTCGAACACCGTCATGTCCGGCCGCACCCGGCGGCGCAAAAGCTCGATGGCGGGGTAGGAGATCCAGGGGAGCGGCTCACCGGCGAGATCGACGCTGCGGTGCTCCCGCCGGCTCCGGAACCAGCCGTCCGCGTGCAGCGCCGGGACCTGCGAGCGCATGAGCCGGTCGTCCAGCCCGCTCAGCTGGACCGCGCGCCACGCGAGCCGCAGGATGGGGTTGCCGGCGCTCAAGATCCGGCAGTCTCGCCGGGCTGGTCCGAGAGGTCAATGCCGCCCGGATCGACTCGTCCGCGCAGTTCCTCTAGATTCGCTCGATGCTCGAGGAGCCTGCGGCACCCCCGGCCGATGGACCGGCTTTGCCGGGATCGGCCCCGCCGCTGGCGGCGGGCGCCACGTGGCGATTCCTCGGCACGGTGGTGCGGATCGCCGTCTCCTTCCTGAGCGTGCCGATCCTGACGCGCCTCCTCGGCATGTCGCAGTGGGGCGTGCTCGCACTGTGCCAGGCCGCCGTGGCACCGCTCGCGCTCCTGGACGCCGGCTTCGGCGCCGCGAGCGTCCGCTACGTAGCGCAGTCGGTCGGGGCGGGCGAGCGCCGGGGCGCGGTGCAGGTCGTGCACACGACGCTGATGGTCAATCTCGCGATGGGGCTCGCCGGCGCCGCAGCGCTCGCGGGACTGGCGGGCTGGCTCGCCAGCTCGGTCTTC encodes:
- a CDS encoding glycosyltransferase — its product is MRHAPVAAFVFRRPARAQQMLASLAANPEVRDTQVVVFSDGPRSAADAAAVDETRRVVQAAGLPHLEVVARERNLGLARSVREGVTRLCREHGRAIVLEDDLVLSPTFLEYMNAALDRYSEDERVYAVSGFQYPVRLRAPEDAVFLPFISSWGWATWERAWRHLDGEATGRARLLADPALRQRFDLGGRYGFSGMLEDQVSGRSDSWAILWYLTVFMRGGLALFPARSLVENRGFEAGGTHCPEDAPRHIRAVAQPFRVRTWPEPRVDAAAYRRVTRCMGFDATIPGQLLALGERLLRRLRASGR
- a CDS encoding FkbM family methyltransferase, which gives rise to MPLPLVAPDWIAYSVGIGEDASFDLDLIRRTRCTVRAFDPTPRAARYLAALPERPPQLTYHAFGIWNRDGEVRFFAPRDPSHVSHSIHNLQGTSTSIAVPMKTLASAMREAGDARIDLLKLDVEGAEYDILDDLLATAVRPRIVCAELHDPWPRRNLALVRRLRAAGYQLVALEPPTVTLVRLGG
- a CDS encoding class I SAM-dependent methyltransferase; this translates as MSAGNPILRLAWRAVQLSGLDDRLMRSQVPALHADGWFRSRREHRSVDLAGEPLPWISYPAIELLRRRVRPDMTVFEYGSGASTAWWARRVARVVAVEHDAGWAERVGAQLPPNATVTHVPLDDGGAYAQNVLAHGVRFDVVVIDGRQRVRCVGAAIEALRPGGVIVFDNSDRPQYEPGFRALADAGFKRVELIGLAPAIDYKTETSILYRGENCLGL